A segment of the Clostridiales bacterium genome:
ATAGTGCAAGGAATGCCGATAGTGGGGATCCCGCGCTCCGATAAAATCTTGGCGCCTATAAACGAGCCGTCGCCGCCCATAACAATAATGCCTTCAAGCCCCCGTTTTTTGATAACCTCAATGGCGCGGTCTTGTCCTTTTTTTTCTTTAAACTCAGGACATCTCGCGGTTTTTAGGATTGTGCCGCCGCGATGGACTATGTCGGACACGCTGCGCATATTAAGCGGATAAATAGTATCTTCTATAAGCCCTGCGTATCCCCTTTCTATGCCATAAACTTCCATGTCTAGATAAATTCCGTATCTTACTATGGCTCTTATTCCCGCGTTCATGCCCGGCGCGTCGCCGCCGCTTGTGATAATACCTATTTTTTTCATATCGCTATGTTCCCTTAATAAAAATTTTTCATACAGTGTTTTTTAAGATTTGATGTCTTTTTGTATTATATTATCAACCTAAAGCCCAAAAAAATATATTCTAAAAGCGACATTTAAAACCAACGCACAAAAAATTTATGCGTTGTTCTTGCTAAGGTTTAAGTTTAATTTTTTTCGGTTTTTATCACCCCGTATGCCGTATAAACCTCGGCGTTGCCTTTGACTTTTATGGCCGAGACCTTTTCGGTAAATTGGGCTATCATTACTTCGCCCGCGCCCAATTTCTCGGTGTGTTGCGTGCGCGTTTCCTCTCCGCGCGTCAACCCAATAATGCTTACATCGTCGCTCAAGGCTTTTATGACCACATACTGTTGCAAATCTTCTTTGAACATATATTAAACTCCTAAAAAAGGATTTTTTTATGAAAACTTAAAAAACCGATATATAAATATTATACTATATATTTGTTATCTTTCTCAAACTTTTTTTAAAATATGTCTTACAAGTTTTTTGTGACCAATCTTATATCTTCGCTGGGCAATACCGCCAAAAGCTCTACCAACAGGCCGTTTTCCACATTGACATTGACGGGAAGCGGATATGTTTTTCTGGTTTTTGCGTCCATCACTATTACCGGACTTGTGCCCATATGCGCATAAATAATATTCATAAGTTTATCGGGAAATTCCGGCTCGTTGGTTTCTGTGTTAATCTTAACATCCATTCTTAAATATAGTTTTTTCAGCACATTGGCTTGAGAGGTATACGGGTCTTCGGTCCAAGGGATTATATCGTCGGCCCAAATAACGGGGGTCTCGCCCTCCCTTACCGATAGCGAACCTTTGACGGTAACCACGGTATCGGGTATTATCTTGGATTTTAGCTGCTGATAATTTTTTGAGCCGACCATAACATCCAATGTCCCGTATAAATCTTCCAGCTTAAAAGCGCCTATCTCTTGATTGTTTCTTTTTGTTATTATCTTGCGCGTTTCCACTATCAGCCCGCCGCATTCAACCTTCATTCTGTCCGCTACGGCGACATAATGTATATTGCCTTCTTCGTCCAGAGTGGTATCTTCCAACGCTCTAGACGAAAACTCAAAAGCCGACAGCTTTTCTCTATATTCGTCCAAAGGATGCGCCGTGATATACACTCCCAAAACTTCTTTTTCTTTGGCCAGTTTTTCTTTTAGGCTGTATTCGTCTATGTTGGGAAACTCATCGGCAGGCGCCGATTGGCCCACCATATCAAACAGTGACATCTGTCCCGTTTCTTTCATCGCTTTTTCTTGGGAGGCGCGGTCAACCAAAGACTCATAAACGCTCATTAACTGGCTTCTATGGGCCTTAAAACAATCAAACGCGCCCGCGAGGATAAGGCTTTCTAAGAGCTTTTTGTTTAAAACCGAGCTTTCCACGCGCTTTATAAAGTCATTAAAGCTTATAAATTTGCCGTTTTGCTCCCTCTCGTTGATTATGCTCTCAATAGCTTTTACGCCCACGTTTTTTATGGCGGCAAGCCCTATCCTTACTCCGCCGTTTTCCACCGAAAACATAACTTGGGAATGGTTGATGTCGGGCGGTAAAATCGCTATTCCGCTTTCTTTTAGATATAACAAGTAATTGCGGATTTCGTCTATGTTTGTAATGCGGTTGTTTAACACCGCGGTTATATATTCTAC
Coding sequences within it:
- the mtrB gene encoding trp RNA-binding attenuation protein MtrB, with amino-acid sequence MFKEDLQQYVVIKALSDDVSIIGLTRGEETRTQHTEKLGAGEVMIAQFTEKVSAIKVKGNAEVYTAYGVIKTEKN